The Lycium barbarum isolate Lr01 chromosome 12, ASM1917538v2, whole genome shotgun sequence genome includes a region encoding these proteins:
- the LOC132624010 gene encoding putative late blight resistance protein homolog R1B-17 isoform X2, protein MKEVETCGKRTEAPAGTSTKYFPSIDEEVVGFEKDAESIIQQLTGGTKGLDVISIFGMPGLGKTTLARKVYNNHSIVNHFDVKIWCAVSQAYNRRMLLSEIFKQATRSEIDEDDDIADKLRKSLMGKRYLIVLDDIWEIDAWDNLGLCFPRGEDGSRVMVTTRIEEVAKHLQHRGDPYSLRFLTLEVSWELLQKKVFQGESCPPDLLEAGLQVAQHCKGLPLVIVLTAGIIAKMEREASLWFEVAKDLSSQILGEQSMKVIQSSYEHLEHHLKPCLLYMGLFPEDCKIPVSDLLKLWMAEEFVLNIDKENMEEASRICLNDLLNRSLVMVSERRINGDVEYCTIHDVVREFCCRKLREETFMQLTVPYNPYKHLYPKELRFCTYIHDDHVNQLDHSEYLMDKIPSFDSKGKKCYGQCPRFLEFIAHPKFNTWKGSVLLPLLVELRLVRALNLLDVQLPRSWAGAVHSLVRLRYLAIFVEEFEFKWVSHLDQLQTLEVSSTKKLRTSPAIWKMTKLRHVNIRSQFSFIWENNDREILEESSEAKLENLKTFRTCRICMDGMNPRFWWRFPNLEELSLSIAGVPSHSLFPIPEVHTRLQSLELYLSDDERYLVSVEWTSYFVFPSNLRDSLGVSAMNLKREIEETTGCECLQVLISKY, encoded by the exons ATGAAGGAAGTCGAGACATGTGGAAAAAGAACTGAAGCTCCTGCAGGGACTTCAACCAAATATTTTCCATCAATAGATGAGGAAGTTGTGGGATTTGAGAAAGATGCAGAAAGTATAATTCAACAATTGACTGGAGGAACAAAGGGGCTAGATGTTATCTCCATCTTTGGAATGCCAGGACTGGGTAAAACAACTTTGGCAAGAAAGGTGTACAACAACCATTCTATCGTTAATCACTTTGATGTCAAAATATGGTGTGCTGTTTCACAAGCATATAATAGGAGGATGTTGTTGAGTGAGATTTTTAAACAAGCAACACGTAGCGAGATCGATGAAGATGATGATATAGCTGACAAGCTGCGCAAGAGTCTAATGGGCAAGAGATATCTCATTGTATTAGATGATATATGGGAAATCGATGCGTGGGATAATTTGGGATTATGTTTCCCTAGGGGTGAAGATGGAAGTAGAGTAATGGTAACAACTCGAATTGAAGAAGTGGCTAAGCATCTTCAACACCGCGGTGATCCATATTCTCTTAGATTTCTAACATTGGAAGTGAGTTGGGAATTATTGCAGAAGAAAGTGTTTCAAGGAGAAAGTTGTCCCCCGGATCTATTGGAAGCTGGGTTACAAGTTGCCCAACACTGTAAGGGATTGCCTCTTGTCATTGTCTTGACTGCTGGAATTATTGCGAAAATGGAAAGGGAGGCGTCCTTGTGGTTCGAGGTTGCAAAAGATTTAAGTTCTCAAATTTTAGGAGAGCAGAGTATGAAGGTAATACAATCAAGTTATGAACATTTAGAACACCACTTAAAGCCTTGCCTTCTTTACATGGGATTGTTTCCAGAAGATTGCAAAATTCCGGTGTCTGATTTGCTGAAGTTGTGGATGGCTGAAGAGTTTGTACTGAACATTGACAAAGAGAATATGGAGGAAGCATCTAGAATTTGCTTGAATGATCTACTTAATAGAAGCCTAGTAATGGTTTCTGAGAGGAGAATTAATGGTGACGTAGAATACTGCACAATTCATGATGTAGTGCGTGAGTTTTGCTGCAGAAAGCTTAGAGAAGAAACATTTATGCAGCTGACAGTACCATATAATCCATACAAACATTTGTATCCCAAGGAATTGCGTTTCTGCACTTATATTCATGATGATCATGTTAATCAATTAGATCATTCTGAATATCTGATGGATAAGATTCCATCATTCGACTCCAAGGGAAAAAAATGTTATGGTCAATGTCCTAGGTTTTTGGAGTTCATCGCTCATCCAAAATTCAACACATGGAAAGGATCAGTTCTTTTACCTTTACTTGTCGAATTAAGACTTGTCCGGGCGTTGAATTTATTGGATGTGCAATTGCCAAGATCTTGGGCAGGGGCAGTACACTCACTAGTTCGCTTGAGGTACCTTGCAATTTTTGTCGAAGAATTTGAATTCAAGTGGGTATCACACCTAGACCAACTGCAAACTCTAGAGGTTTCTTCAACGAAGAAGTTAAGGACATCGCCTGCTATCTGGAAAATGACAAAGCTAAGGCATGTGAATATAAGAAGCCAATTTTCCTTTATATGGGAAAACAATGATCgagaaattcttgaagaatcatCAGAAGCTAAGCTAGAGAACTTGAAGACGTTTCGCACTTGCCGTATATGCATGGACGGTATGAATCCAAGGTTCTGGTGGAGGTTTCCAAATCTTGAAGAACTCAGCCTCAGCATTGCAGGGGTACCTAGTCATTCTTTGTTTCCCATACCAGAAGTTCATACTCGCCTTCAATCTCTTGAACTATATCTCTCAGACGACGAAAGATACTTGGTTTCAGTTGAATGGACCAGCTACTTTGTCTTCCCTTCAAATCTCAG GGACTCTCTTGGGGTTTCAGCTATGAATCTTAAAAGAGAAATTGAAGAAACCACAGGATGTGAATGTCTCCAAGTTCTTATATCCAAGTACTAA
- the LOC132624010 gene encoding putative late blight resistance protein homolog R1B-16 isoform X1, translating into MKEVETCGKRTEAPAGTSTKYFPSIDEEVVGFEKDAESIIQQLTGGTKGLDVISIFGMPGLGKTTLARKVYNNHSIVNHFDVKIWCAVSQAYNRRMLLSEIFKQATRSEIDEDDDIADKLRKSLMGKRYLIVLDDIWEIDAWDNLGLCFPRGEDGSRVMVTTRIEEVAKHLQHRGDPYSLRFLTLEVSWELLQKKVFQGESCPPDLLEAGLQVAQHCKGLPLVIVLTAGIIAKMEREASLWFEVAKDLSSQILGEQSMKVIQSSYEHLEHHLKPCLLYMGLFPEDCKIPVSDLLKLWMAEEFVLNIDKENMEEASRICLNDLLNRSLVMVSERRINGDVEYCTIHDVVREFCCRKLREETFMQLTVPYNPYKHLYPKELRFCTYIHDDHVNQLDHSEYLMDKIPSFDSKGKKCYGQCPRFLEFIAHPKFNTWKGSVLLPLLVELRLVRALNLLDVQLPRSWAGAVHSLVRLRYLAIFVEEFEFKWVSHLDQLQTLEVSSTKKLRTSPAIWKMTKLRHVNIRSQFSFIWENNDREILEESSEAKLENLKTFRTCRICMDGMNPRFWWRFPNLEELSLSIAGVPSHSLFPIPEVHTRLQSLELYLSDDERYLVSVEWTSYFVFPSNLRYLYLHSDFLLEELFHIIARLRNLESLKLDIIDLSGQVCWDVSYVEFHALKYLTLEFMYIKEWKVSEASFPVLEKLVIRHCNRLGEIPPSFVDVPTLQLIELIGCRDSLGVSAMNLKREIEETTGCECLQVLISKY; encoded by the coding sequence ATGAAGGAAGTCGAGACATGTGGAAAAAGAACTGAAGCTCCTGCAGGGACTTCAACCAAATATTTTCCATCAATAGATGAGGAAGTTGTGGGATTTGAGAAAGATGCAGAAAGTATAATTCAACAATTGACTGGAGGAACAAAGGGGCTAGATGTTATCTCCATCTTTGGAATGCCAGGACTGGGTAAAACAACTTTGGCAAGAAAGGTGTACAACAACCATTCTATCGTTAATCACTTTGATGTCAAAATATGGTGTGCTGTTTCACAAGCATATAATAGGAGGATGTTGTTGAGTGAGATTTTTAAACAAGCAACACGTAGCGAGATCGATGAAGATGATGATATAGCTGACAAGCTGCGCAAGAGTCTAATGGGCAAGAGATATCTCATTGTATTAGATGATATATGGGAAATCGATGCGTGGGATAATTTGGGATTATGTTTCCCTAGGGGTGAAGATGGAAGTAGAGTAATGGTAACAACTCGAATTGAAGAAGTGGCTAAGCATCTTCAACACCGCGGTGATCCATATTCTCTTAGATTTCTAACATTGGAAGTGAGTTGGGAATTATTGCAGAAGAAAGTGTTTCAAGGAGAAAGTTGTCCCCCGGATCTATTGGAAGCTGGGTTACAAGTTGCCCAACACTGTAAGGGATTGCCTCTTGTCATTGTCTTGACTGCTGGAATTATTGCGAAAATGGAAAGGGAGGCGTCCTTGTGGTTCGAGGTTGCAAAAGATTTAAGTTCTCAAATTTTAGGAGAGCAGAGTATGAAGGTAATACAATCAAGTTATGAACATTTAGAACACCACTTAAAGCCTTGCCTTCTTTACATGGGATTGTTTCCAGAAGATTGCAAAATTCCGGTGTCTGATTTGCTGAAGTTGTGGATGGCTGAAGAGTTTGTACTGAACATTGACAAAGAGAATATGGAGGAAGCATCTAGAATTTGCTTGAATGATCTACTTAATAGAAGCCTAGTAATGGTTTCTGAGAGGAGAATTAATGGTGACGTAGAATACTGCACAATTCATGATGTAGTGCGTGAGTTTTGCTGCAGAAAGCTTAGAGAAGAAACATTTATGCAGCTGACAGTACCATATAATCCATACAAACATTTGTATCCCAAGGAATTGCGTTTCTGCACTTATATTCATGATGATCATGTTAATCAATTAGATCATTCTGAATATCTGATGGATAAGATTCCATCATTCGACTCCAAGGGAAAAAAATGTTATGGTCAATGTCCTAGGTTTTTGGAGTTCATCGCTCATCCAAAATTCAACACATGGAAAGGATCAGTTCTTTTACCTTTACTTGTCGAATTAAGACTTGTCCGGGCGTTGAATTTATTGGATGTGCAATTGCCAAGATCTTGGGCAGGGGCAGTACACTCACTAGTTCGCTTGAGGTACCTTGCAATTTTTGTCGAAGAATTTGAATTCAAGTGGGTATCACACCTAGACCAACTGCAAACTCTAGAGGTTTCTTCAACGAAGAAGTTAAGGACATCGCCTGCTATCTGGAAAATGACAAAGCTAAGGCATGTGAATATAAGAAGCCAATTTTCCTTTATATGGGAAAACAATGATCgagaaattcttgaagaatcatCAGAAGCTAAGCTAGAGAACTTGAAGACGTTTCGCACTTGCCGTATATGCATGGACGGTATGAATCCAAGGTTCTGGTGGAGGTTTCCAAATCTTGAAGAACTCAGCCTCAGCATTGCAGGGGTACCTAGTCATTCTTTGTTTCCCATACCAGAAGTTCATACTCGCCTTCAATCTCTTGAACTATATCTCTCAGACGACGAAAGATACTTGGTTTCAGTTGAATGGACCAGCTACTTTGTCTTCCCTTCAAATCTCAGGTATTTGTATCTTCACAGCGATTTTCTACTTGAAGAGTTATTTCACATTATTGCAAGACTGCGGAATCTTGAGAGTCTCAAATTAGATATAATAGATTTGTCGGGGCAAGTGTGTTGGGACGTCAGCTATGTTGAGTTCCATGCACTCAAATACTTGACATTAGAGTTTATGTATATCAAAGAATGGAAAGTTTCAGAGGCATCCTTTCCCGTGCTTGAGAAGTTAGTTATAAGACATTGTAACCGCCTCGGGGAGATCCCTCCTAGCTTTGTCGATGTTCCAACACTCCAGCTTATTGAATTGATTGGCTGCAGGGACTCTCTTGGGGTTTCAGCTATGAATCTTAAAAGAGAAATTGAAGAAACCACAGGATGTGAATGTCTCCAAGTTCTTATATCCAAGTACTAA
- the LOC132624010 gene encoding putative late blight resistance protein homolog R1B-17 isoform X3 has protein sequence MKEVETCGKRTEAPAGTSTKYFPSIDEEVVGFEKDAESIIQQLTGGTKGLDVISIFGMPGLGKTTLARKVYNNHSIVNHFDVKIWCAVSQAYNRRMLLSEIFKQATRSEIDEDDDIADKLRKSLMGKRYLIVLDDIWEIDAWDNLGLCFPRGEDGSRVMVTTRIEEVAKHLQHRGDPYSLRFLTLEVSWELLQKKVFQGESCPPDLLEAGLQVAQHCKGLPLVIVLTAGIIAKMEREASLWFEVAKDLSSQILGEQSMKVIQSSYEHLEHHLKPCLLYMGLFPEDCKIPVSDLLKLWMAEEFVLNIDKENMEEASRICLNDLLNRSLVMVSERRINGDVEYCTIHDVVREFCCRKLREETFMQLTVPYNPYKHLYPKELRFCTYIHDDHVNQLDHSEYLMDKIPSFDSKGKKCYGQCPRFLEFIAHPKFNTWKGSVLLPLLVELRLVRALNLLDVQLPRSWAGAVHSLVRLRYLAIFVEEFEFKWVSHLDQLQTLEVSSTKKLRTSPAIWKMTKLRHVNIRSQFSFIWENNDREILEESSEAKLENLKTFRTCRICMDGMNPRFWWRFPNLEELSLSIAGVPSHSLFPIPEVHTRLQSLELYLSDDERYLVSVEWTSYFVFPSNLS, from the exons ATGAAGGAAGTCGAGACATGTGGAAAAAGAACTGAAGCTCCTGCAGGGACTTCAACCAAATATTTTCCATCAATAGATGAGGAAGTTGTGGGATTTGAGAAAGATGCAGAAAGTATAATTCAACAATTGACTGGAGGAACAAAGGGGCTAGATGTTATCTCCATCTTTGGAATGCCAGGACTGGGTAAAACAACTTTGGCAAGAAAGGTGTACAACAACCATTCTATCGTTAATCACTTTGATGTCAAAATATGGTGTGCTGTTTCACAAGCATATAATAGGAGGATGTTGTTGAGTGAGATTTTTAAACAAGCAACACGTAGCGAGATCGATGAAGATGATGATATAGCTGACAAGCTGCGCAAGAGTCTAATGGGCAAGAGATATCTCATTGTATTAGATGATATATGGGAAATCGATGCGTGGGATAATTTGGGATTATGTTTCCCTAGGGGTGAAGATGGAAGTAGAGTAATGGTAACAACTCGAATTGAAGAAGTGGCTAAGCATCTTCAACACCGCGGTGATCCATATTCTCTTAGATTTCTAACATTGGAAGTGAGTTGGGAATTATTGCAGAAGAAAGTGTTTCAAGGAGAAAGTTGTCCCCCGGATCTATTGGAAGCTGGGTTACAAGTTGCCCAACACTGTAAGGGATTGCCTCTTGTCATTGTCTTGACTGCTGGAATTATTGCGAAAATGGAAAGGGAGGCGTCCTTGTGGTTCGAGGTTGCAAAAGATTTAAGTTCTCAAATTTTAGGAGAGCAGAGTATGAAGGTAATACAATCAAGTTATGAACATTTAGAACACCACTTAAAGCCTTGCCTTCTTTACATGGGATTGTTTCCAGAAGATTGCAAAATTCCGGTGTCTGATTTGCTGAAGTTGTGGATGGCTGAAGAGTTTGTACTGAACATTGACAAAGAGAATATGGAGGAAGCATCTAGAATTTGCTTGAATGATCTACTTAATAGAAGCCTAGTAATGGTTTCTGAGAGGAGAATTAATGGTGACGTAGAATACTGCACAATTCATGATGTAGTGCGTGAGTTTTGCTGCAGAAAGCTTAGAGAAGAAACATTTATGCAGCTGACAGTACCATATAATCCATACAAACATTTGTATCCCAAGGAATTGCGTTTCTGCACTTATATTCATGATGATCATGTTAATCAATTAGATCATTCTGAATATCTGATGGATAAGATTCCATCATTCGACTCCAAGGGAAAAAAATGTTATGGTCAATGTCCTAGGTTTTTGGAGTTCATCGCTCATCCAAAATTCAACACATGGAAAGGATCAGTTCTTTTACCTTTACTTGTCGAATTAAGACTTGTCCGGGCGTTGAATTTATTGGATGTGCAATTGCCAAGATCTTGGGCAGGGGCAGTACACTCACTAGTTCGCTTGAGGTACCTTGCAATTTTTGTCGAAGAATTTGAATTCAAGTGGGTATCACACCTAGACCAACTGCAAACTCTAGAGGTTTCTTCAACGAAGAAGTTAAGGACATCGCCTGCTATCTGGAAAATGACAAAGCTAAGGCATGTGAATATAAGAAGCCAATTTTCCTTTATATGGGAAAACAATGATCgagaaattcttgaagaatcatCAGAAGCTAAGCTAGAGAACTTGAAGACGTTTCGCACTTGCCGTATATGCATGGACGGTATGAATCCAAGGTTCTGGTGGAGGTTTCCAAATCTTGAAGAACTCAGCCTCAGCATTGCAGGGGTACCTAGTCATTCTTTGTTTCCCATACCAGAAGTTCATACTCGCCTTCAATCTCTTGAACTATATCTCTCAGACGACGAAAGATACTTGGTTTCAGTTGAATGGACCAGCTACTTTGTCTTCCCTTCAAATCTCAG TTAA